The proteins below come from a single Oerskovia jenensis genomic window:
- the nirD gene encoding nitrite reductase small subunit NirD, whose protein sequence is MSATAWTTVCPFERLVPERGVAALVDGTQVAVFRLADDRLFAVQQRDPYSGANVLSRGIVGSAGETPTITSPMYKQVWNLTTGECLDPSGKEPEALVTFEVAVEDGTVLVRA, encoded by the coding sequence GTGAGCGCGACGGCATGGACCACGGTCTGCCCCTTCGAGCGGCTCGTGCCCGAGCGCGGCGTCGCCGCGCTGGTCGACGGCACGCAGGTCGCGGTGTTCCGTCTGGCCGACGACCGGCTGTTCGCGGTCCAGCAGCGCGACCCCTACTCGGGGGCCAACGTGCTCTCGCGCGGGATCGTCGGCTCGGCGGGCGAGACCCCGACCATCACCTCGCCCATGTACAAGCAGGTGTGGAACCTGACGACGGGCGAGTGTCTCGACCCGAGCGGCAAGGAGCCCGAGGCGCTGGTGACCTTCGAGGTCGCGGTCGAGGACGGGACGGTCCTGGTCAGGGCCTGA
- a CDS encoding maleylpyruvate isomerase family mycothiol-dependent enzyme, whose amino-acid sequence MTRTTQDTSTSITGTRTISDATHAARADAGAALHQLVEAVRTLDDASLRSPSALDGWTVGHVLSHVAMVGDALARQAELAAHGETAEVYEGGAEGRAAGIESGATRSRDEHLDALGAAGARLDAAWDLTDRTGWDAPVTYRDGAVADVLDCWWREVRIHATDLGEVSTAQGLTPPATWGLAFTDHLLDFLSLRLAEPVLVVRDEDGARSVVGPAGVRAAVPGADDALTRVTGSAADVAAWLAGRESATTPVAHRDGRTVELPPLAPWPSGVPVRRSAAVRP is encoded by the coding sequence ATGACGAGGACCACGCAGGACACCAGCACGAGCATCACCGGCACGCGCACCATCTCCGACGCGACGCACGCCGCACGCGCCGACGCGGGTGCCGCGCTGCACCAGCTCGTCGAGGCCGTCCGCACGCTCGACGACGCCTCGCTCCGCTCCCCCAGCGCGCTCGACGGGTGGACCGTCGGGCACGTGCTCTCCCACGTCGCGATGGTCGGCGACGCGCTCGCCCGCCAGGCCGAGCTCGCGGCCCACGGCGAGACGGCCGAGGTCTACGAGGGCGGGGCCGAGGGCCGCGCCGCGGGGATCGAGTCCGGCGCGACCCGCTCGCGCGACGAGCACCTCGACGCGCTCGGGGCCGCAGGAGCGCGGCTCGACGCGGCCTGGGACCTGACGGACCGCACCGGGTGGGACGCCCCGGTGACGTACCGCGACGGGGCGGTCGCCGACGTCCTCGACTGCTGGTGGCGCGAGGTCCGCATCCACGCGACCGACCTCGGCGAGGTCAGTACCGCCCAGGGGCTCACGCCGCCCGCGACCTGGGGGCTCGCCTTCACCGACCACCTGCTCGACTTCCTGAGCCTGCGCCTGGCCGAGCCCGTGCTCGTGGTGCGGGACGAGGACGGGGCGCGCTCCGTCGTCGGGCCCGCGGGCGTGCGGGCCGCGGTCCCCGGGGCCGACGACGCGCTCACGCGCGTAACGGGTTCCGCGGCGGACGTCGCCGCGTGGCTCGCGGGACGCGAGAGCGCCACCACCCCCGTCGCACACCGGGACGGCAGGACCGTGGAGCTGCCTCCGCTCGCGCCCTGGCCGTCGGGAGTCCCCGTGCGCCGCTCAGCAGCGGTCAGGCCCTGA
- a CDS encoding pyridoxine/pyridoxamine 5'-phosphate oxidase: protein MSNGSPDDAGAGNGDARTGRRTGGTPRDGLDGTGGGTDPAPTLRERLRALPTFGPGLPTLDPDATPSDPVTLFRTWIEEAIDARVPLPHAMTLATAGASGEVHARTVILKDVDPSGWWFATGSSSPKARDLAENPHAALTFLWPVLGRQVRVTGPVTRPDPATSAADFLARSDGSRAAALVGHQSEPLASRQEYSDAFAGALARVQRDPTLVEPAWTAYALAPTTVEFWQASDDRGQTRLRYRAVGHDWEKGLLWP, encoded by the coding sequence ATGAGCAACGGGTCACCGGACGACGCCGGGGCAGGGAACGGCGATGCGCGAACGGGCCGACGGACCGGCGGCACCCCGCGCGACGGACTGGACGGCACAGGCGGCGGCACCGACCCCGCACCGACGTTGCGCGAGCGGCTCCGCGCCCTGCCGACCTTCGGTCCGGGCCTGCCGACCCTCGATCCGGACGCGACGCCGTCGGACCCCGTGACGCTGTTCCGTACCTGGATCGAGGAGGCGATCGACGCCCGGGTGCCGCTCCCCCACGCCATGACGCTGGCGACTGCCGGGGCCTCGGGCGAGGTGCACGCGCGCACCGTGATCCTCAAGGACGTCGACCCCTCGGGATGGTGGTTCGCGACCGGCTCGTCGAGCCCCAAGGCCCGCGACCTCGCGGAGAACCCGCACGCCGCCCTCACGTTCCTCTGGCCAGTCCTGGGTCGCCAGGTCCGCGTCACCGGACCCGTGACGCGGCCCGACCCCGCGACGAGCGCGGCGGACTTCCTCGCCCGCTCGGACGGCTCGCGCGCCGCCGCGCTCGTGGGCCACCAGAGCGAGCCCCTCGCGTCCCGGCAGGAGTACTCGGACGCGTTCGCGGGCGCCCTCGCCCGCGTGCAGCGCGACCCGACGCTGGTCGAGCCCGCCTGGACCGCGTACGCGCTCGCGCCCACGACGGTCGAGTTCTGGCAGGCGTCGGACGACCGCGGACAGACCCGGCTGCGCTACCGCGCAGTCGGTCACGACTGGGAGAAGGGGCTGCTCTGGCCATGA
- the nirB gene encoding nitrite reductase large subunit NirB — protein MSTPTPGRVVVVGAGMVAHRFVSQMIARSPEGSWHVSVVGDEARAPYDRVHLSEYFTGRSADDLTMDPAVWDDPRTELVTGDAVAAVDREAQTVTTRSGRVLAYDHLVLATGSWAWTPRTEGTDLPGVFSYRTLADLEGLREYVGLRTARLGRPLHGVVVGGGVLGLEAAAALQTLGAAATVVEFADRLMSVQLDDAGGEALRVLVTDRGIDVRTTTGATGLTAAGDGAVGGMDLSDGSRIPADVVIFSTGIRPRDRLAREAGLAIGERGGVVVGAACHTSDPAVWAIGECASFEDQCVGLVAPGNAMADVVVDRLLGGVSTYSPAPEGTKLKGVDIEAASFGDVFGLTPGALEVTFADPVARTYRKLVVSDDARTLLGGVFVGDAALYSSLRPLLGRSLGADPSAFLAPEGGAPALGGDLPDDVVVCSCANVTAGTVRGAVTEHGCSSLGEVKACTKAGTVCGSCVPVLTKIVNTTLEAAGVTVSNAMCEHFTMSRAELFALVRQDGLRTFTQIVAAHGTGRGCVVCKPVVASILASLWGGYILDGEQAALQDTNDRALANLQKDGTYSVVPRVPAGEITPEKLIVIGQVAQDFGLYTRVTGAQRIGLFGARIDQLPEIWRRLVDAGMESGQAYGKSLRAVKSCVGSSWCRFGVQDSVGMAVRLELRYRGLRSPHKFKIGVSGCARECAEARGKDVGVIATEKGWNVYVGGNGGFSPRHAELLAEDLDDETLVAVVDRFLAYYVRTADRLQRTAPWVADFPGGIVELRKVLVEDSLGIAADLEAEVARHVESYVDEWAQTLDDPDRLSRFVSFVNAPDQHDPDLAYTGVRGQVRPARPGEPSDNNPVIARTVEVRK, from the coding sequence GTGGACCGCGAGGCGCAGACCGTCACGACCCGCTCCGGGCGCGTGCTCGCCTACGACCACCTGGTCCTGGCCACGGGCTCCTGGGCCTGGACCCCGCGCACCGAGGGCACCGACCTGCCCGGCGTCTTCAGCTACCGCACCCTGGCGGACCTGGAGGGGCTGCGCGAGTACGTCGGGCTGCGCACCGCACGCCTGGGGCGTCCGCTGCACGGCGTCGTCGTCGGGGGCGGCGTGCTGGGGCTCGAGGCCGCGGCCGCGCTCCAGACCCTCGGCGCGGCCGCGACCGTCGTGGAGTTCGCCGACCGCCTCATGAGCGTCCAGCTCGACGACGCGGGCGGCGAGGCGCTGCGCGTGCTCGTGACCGACCGCGGGATCGACGTCCGCACGACGACCGGCGCCACGGGCCTCACGGCCGCGGGCGACGGCGCGGTGGGCGGCATGGACCTGTCCGACGGGTCGCGGATCCCCGCCGACGTCGTGATCTTCTCGACCGGCATCCGGCCCCGGGACCGCCTCGCGCGCGAGGCGGGCCTCGCGATCGGCGAGCGCGGCGGCGTCGTCGTCGGTGCGGCGTGCCACACCTCGGACCCCGCCGTGTGGGCCATCGGGGAGTGCGCGTCGTTCGAGGACCAGTGCGTGGGCCTGGTCGCGCCGGGCAACGCCATGGCCGACGTCGTGGTGGACCGACTGCTGGGTGGAGTCTCGACGTACTCGCCGGCGCCCGAGGGGACCAAGCTCAAGGGCGTCGACATCGAGGCCGCGAGCTTCGGCGACGTGTTCGGGCTCACGCCCGGCGCGCTCGAGGTCACGTTCGCGGACCCCGTCGCGCGGACCTACCGCAAGCTCGTCGTCTCGGACGACGCACGGACCCTGCTCGGCGGCGTGTTCGTGGGCGACGCGGCCCTCTACTCGTCGCTGCGCCCCCTGCTGGGGCGTTCGCTGGGCGCCGACCCGTCGGCGTTCCTCGCCCCGGAGGGCGGCGCCCCGGCGCTCGGCGGCGACCTGCCCGACGACGTCGTGGTCTGCTCGTGCGCGAACGTCACCGCCGGGACGGTCCGCGGGGCGGTGACCGAGCACGGCTGCTCGAGCCTGGGCGAGGTCAAGGCGTGCACCAAGGCCGGGACCGTGTGCGGGTCGTGCGTGCCCGTGCTCACCAAGATCGTCAACACGACGCTCGAGGCGGCCGGCGTCACGGTGTCGAACGCGATGTGCGAGCACTTCACGATGTCCCGCGCCGAGCTCTTCGCGCTCGTGCGGCAGGACGGGCTGCGCACCTTCACCCAGATCGTCGCGGCGCACGGCACGGGCCGCGGCTGCGTGGTCTGCAAGCCCGTCGTCGCCTCGATCCTCGCGTCGCTGTGGGGTGGGTACATCCTCGACGGCGAGCAGGCTGCGCTCCAGGACACCAACGACCGTGCGCTGGCCAACCTGCAGAAGGACGGCACGTACTCGGTGGTCCCGCGCGTCCCGGCGGGGGAGATCACGCCCGAGAAGCTCATCGTGATCGGGCAGGTCGCGCAGGACTTCGGCCTGTACACGCGCGTGACGGGGGCCCAGCGCATCGGGCTGTTCGGGGCGCGGATCGACCAGCTCCCGGAGATCTGGCGCCGCCTGGTCGACGCGGGCATGGAGTCGGGGCAGGCGTACGGCAAGTCGTTGCGCGCGGTGAAGTCGTGCGTGGGTTCCTCGTGGTGCCGGTTCGGGGTGCAGGACTCGGTGGGCATGGCCGTGCGTCTCGAGCTCCGCTACCGGGGGCTGCGCTCGCCGCACAAGTTCAAGATCGGTGTCTCGGGCTGTGCGCGCGAGTGCGCCGAGGCGCGCGGCAAGGACGTGGGCGTGATCGCGACCGAGAAGGGCTGGAACGTGTACGTGGGCGGCAACGGCGGCTTCTCGCCCCGGCACGCCGAGCTGCTCGCGGAGGACCTCGACGACGAGACGCTCGTCGCGGTGGTCGACCGCTTCCTCGCGTACTACGTGCGGACCGCGGACCGCCTGCAGCGCACGGCCCCGTGGGTCGCGGACTTCCCCGGGGGGATCGTCGAGCTGCGCAAGGTCCTGGTCGAGGACTCGTTGGGCATCGCGGCCGACCTCGAGGCCGAGGTCGCGCGGCACGTCGAGTCGTACGTCGACGAGTGGGCGCAGACCCTCGACGACCCGGACCGCCTGTCGCGGTTCGTGTCGTTCGTCAACGCGCCCGACCAGCACGACCCGGACCTCGCCTACACGGGGGTGCGCGGGCAGGTCCGGCCGGCTCGCCCCGGCGAGCCCTCCGACAACAACCCGGTGATCGCCCGCACGGTGGAGGTCCGCAAGTGA
- the bioB gene encoding biotin synthase BioB — translation MDVKPSPGRDGTGPADVRDLLDSLVARGLAGAAPTRAEAVAVLRTSDDDLLDVVAAAGRVRRHRFGRRVRLNYLVNLRSGLCPEDCTYCSQRLGSTAPVLTYSWLSTDDAVAAARAGVAGGARRVCLVASGRGPSDRDVARVSAMVDGIKREHPHVEVCACLGLLRDGQAERLAAAGADAYSHNLNTSEATYADICTTHEYADRVETVERARGAGLSPCSGLIAGMGESDEDLVDVAFALRDLGADSVPVNFLVPFDGTPLAGRWDLTPQRCLRILAMVRFVCPAAELRLAAGREVHLRSLQPLALEIVSSIFLGDYLTSEGQAAQADLALLADGGFEVDGAVPGVGAAGEEGTAARAAAGPERPGAMPGAVPGAVPDVVPDVAVRRRGPGTRVAPNA, via the coding sequence ATGGACGTGAAACCCTCTCCCGGCCGCGACGGCACCGGCCCTGCGGACGTCCGCGACCTCCTGGACTCCCTCGTCGCCCGCGGCCTCGCCGGTGCCGCCCCGACGCGCGCCGAGGCGGTGGCCGTCCTGCGGACGAGCGACGACGACCTGCTCGACGTCGTCGCCGCCGCCGGGCGCGTGCGGCGCCACCGGTTCGGCCGGCGCGTACGACTCAACTACCTGGTCAACCTGAGGTCGGGCCTGTGCCCCGAGGACTGCACGTACTGCTCGCAGCGCCTCGGCTCCACGGCCCCGGTCCTGACGTACTCGTGGCTGAGCACCGACGACGCGGTCGCGGCCGCTCGGGCCGGGGTGGCGGGCGGTGCGCGCCGCGTCTGCCTCGTCGCGAGCGGGCGCGGGCCGAGCGACCGTGACGTGGCCCGGGTCTCCGCGATGGTGGACGGGATCAAGCGTGAGCACCCGCACGTCGAGGTCTGCGCGTGCCTCGGCCTGCTCCGCGACGGCCAGGCCGAGCGGCTCGCCGCCGCCGGAGCCGACGCCTACAGCCACAACCTCAACACGTCCGAGGCGACGTACGCCGACATCTGCACGACGCACGAGTACGCGGACCGCGTCGAGACGGTCGAACGGGCGAGGGGCGCCGGGCTCTCGCCCTGCTCGGGGCTCATCGCGGGCATGGGCGAGAGCGACGAGGACCTCGTCGACGTCGCGTTCGCGCTGCGAGACCTCGGGGCCGACTCGGTGCCCGTCAACTTCCTCGTGCCGTTCGACGGCACCCCCCTCGCGGGGAGGTGGGACCTCACGCCCCAGCGGTGCCTGCGCATCCTCGCGATGGTGCGCTTCGTGTGCCCCGCGGCCGAGCTCCGCCTCGCGGCCGGTCGCGAGGTGCACCTGCGCTCGCTCCAACCCCTCGCCCTGGAGATCGTGAGCTCGATCTTCCTGGGCGACTACCTCACGAGCGAGGGCCAGGCCGCCCAGGCCGACCTCGCCCTGCTCGCCGACGGCGGGTTCGAGGTCGACGGCGCCGTCCCAGGGGTCGGTGCGGCCGGTGAGGAGGGAACCGCGGCTCGCGCAGCCGCCGGGCCGGAGCGGCCCGGTGCGATGCCCGGCGCGGTGCCCGGCGCGGTGCCCGACGTGGTGCCCGACGTGGCGGTCCGCCGTCGCGGGCCGGGGACCCGGGTCGCGCCGAACGCCTGA
- a CDS encoding pyridoxamine 5'-phosphate oxidase family protein has translation MATEPSTQVDPVSAPDGGPAGELMTDFSSPGATATSWADTLAVLQKAEIFWLSTVRPDGSPHVTPLITVWADGALHFCTGPTERKARNLEQNPGCVLTTGTNRMSEGLDVVLAGVARRITEDHVLQRLADRWACKYEWHFEVHDGSFWDSEAPSEGSPADAPAAGEAHVFQVRPRTIHAYGRGEDYTSTRWTFEDGASVKA, from the coding sequence ATGGCCACGGAACCCAGCACGCAGGTGGACCCGGTATCCGCGCCCGACGGCGGTCCCGCGGGAGAGCTGATGACGGACTTCTCCTCACCCGGTGCCACCGCCACCTCCTGGGCCGACACCCTGGCGGTGCTCCAGAAAGCCGAGATCTTCTGGCTGTCCACGGTCCGTCCCGACGGGAGCCCGCACGTCACCCCCCTCATCACCGTCTGGGCCGACGGCGCGCTCCACTTCTGCACCGGCCCGACCGAACGCAAGGCGCGCAACCTCGAGCAGAACCCTGGGTGCGTGCTGACCACGGGGACCAACCGCATGAGCGAGGGGCTCGACGTCGTGCTCGCCGGGGTCGCCCGACGGATCACCGAGGACCACGTCCTGCAACGCCTGGCCGACCGCTGGGCGTGCAAGTACGAGTGGCACTTCGAGGTGCACGACGGCTCGTTCTGGGACAGCGAGGCGCCGTCCGAGGGGTCGCCCGCTGACGCGCCCGCAGCCGGCGAGGCCCACGTCTTCCAGGTCCGTCCCCGCACGATCCACGCCTACGGGCGCGGCGAGGACTACACCTCGACCCGGTGGACCTTCGAGGACGGGGCTAGCGTGAAGGCGTGA
- a CDS encoding TetR/AcrR family transcriptional regulator encodes MSTTDLPSRERLVRAARDLFWAQGVEGTSPRQVLEASGVGQGSLYHHFPTKHDLSLAAISATTYEALASVAGDLEDADRSPAERLVAYLERPRPALAGCKVGRLTSDRSVMSDEELRGPVRDYFAGLVARVQAVFEETGLPDDAAHDRAYAAVAVVQGGYVLARALDDPAALRAAVEGFVSMLGPALEADAVVTR; translated from the coding sequence ATGAGCACCACCGACCTCCCGAGCCGCGAACGCCTCGTCCGCGCGGCCCGCGACCTGTTCTGGGCCCAGGGCGTCGAGGGCACGAGCCCGCGCCAGGTCCTCGAGGCGAGCGGCGTGGGCCAGGGCAGCCTCTACCACCACTTCCCCACCAAGCACGACCTCTCGCTCGCCGCGATCAGCGCGACCACCTACGAGGCGCTCGCGTCCGTCGCGGGAGACCTCGAGGACGCCGACCGCTCACCCGCCGAGCGTCTCGTGGCCTACCTCGAACGGCCTCGTCCGGCGCTCGCGGGCTGCAAGGTCGGGCGCCTGACGAGCGACCGGTCGGTCATGTCGGACGAGGAGCTGCGCGGTCCCGTCCGCGACTACTTCGCGGGCCTGGTCGCACGGGTCCAGGCGGTCTTCGAGGAGACCGGCCTGCCCGACGACGCCGCGCACGACCGCGCGTACGCGGCGGTCGCCGTCGTGCAGGGCGGGTACGTGCTCGCGCGGGCCCTCGACGACCCGGCGGCCCTGCGCGCCGCGGTCGAAGGGTTCGTGTCGATGCTCGGACCGGCGCTCGAGGCCGACGCCGTGGTGACCCGATGA